A single window of Aphidius gifuensis isolate YNYX2018 linkage group LG1, ASM1490517v1, whole genome shotgun sequence DNA harbors:
- the LOC122859161 gene encoding uncharacterized protein LOC122859161, giving the protein MQEEAFHDSSADLTQDDQICLDHFTQTHSRTQEGRYIVKLPFKSNEFFNYSKSKQHAELMLKRQEVRFTKDPQLHQLYSSFLNEYEKLGHMMPSRHDVDIRTICYLPHHGVKKESSSTTKLRVVFNVSQLIDKNKSLNDLLYDGPCLLNNLSDVITRWRRYKIVFSADVEKMYRQIFIHEDDQEKQRILWRPTPTEQIKSYTLKTVTYGLKPAPFLALATLRQLEKDEGINYPLTSSVISQESYVDDIFSGANTPLECMEKIEQLRALFKAGGFLLKKWFSNNDTILSVVPPEDREHSSTLNIQDVEVFKQLGVQWHRKNDTFTFSSPSVSNNTRLNATKREVLSKVAQLFDPLGWITPVIVTGKIFLQKLWNKRVDWDEQLDNELQLE; this is encoded by the coding sequence CAAACTCACTCAAGAACACAAGAAGGTAGATACATTGTGAAACTGCCTTTTAAATCAAACGAATTTTTCAACTACTCAAAATCAAAGCAACATGCAGAACTCATGCTCAAACGACAAGAAGTTCGTTTTACAAAAGATCCACAACTCCATCAGCTCTACAGCTCGTTCTTAAATGAATACGAAAAACTTGGTCACATGATGCCTTCCAGGCATGATGTTGATATACGCACCATTTGTTATTTACCACATCATGGTGTTAAAAAAGAAAGCAGCTCTACAACTAAATTACGTGTTGTATTTAATGTATCTCAACTcatagacaaaaataaatcattaaatgacCTATTGTATGATGGTCCTTGCCTACTCAATAATCTGAGTGATGTAATAACTCGGTGGAGACGGTATAAAATTGTCTTTTCAGCAGATGTTGAAAAGATGTACCGTCAAATATTCATTCACGAAGATGACCAAGAAAAACAAAGAATTCTGTGGCGTCCAACTCCAACTGAACAAATTAAAAGTTACACATTAAAGACTGTAACATATGGCTTAAAACCAGCTCCATTTTTAGCATTGGCAACTCTTCGACAGCTCGAAAAGGATGAAGGTATAAATTATCCTTTAACCAGCTCAGTGATATCACAAGAATCATacgttgatgatattttttctggTGCCAATACACCATTAGAGTGTatggaaaaaattgaacaGTTACGTGCACTATTCAAGGCCGGAggatttctattaaaaaagtGGTTTTCAAATAATGATACTATTCTCAGTGTAGTACCACCTGAGGATAGAGAGCACTCGTCAACATTGAATATACAAGATGTTGAAGTATTCAAACAACTCGGTGTACAATGGCATCGTAAAAATGATACATTTACATTCAGCTCACCATCAGTCTCGAATAATACACGTCTCAATGCAACAAAGCGAGAAGTGTTGTCAAAAGTTGCACAACTGTTTGATCCATTAGGTTGGATCACACCAGTCATTGTTACTGGAAAAATATTCCTTCAAAAATTGTGGAATAAACGTGTTGACTGGGATGAACAGCTTGACAATGAATTACAACTCGAATGA
- the LOC122859247 gene encoding uncharacterized protein LOC122859247: MFPDKFKQFVSNRLKLIKNSFNSETTPVKWHHVPGHDNPADLASRGLQPKQLSTNLLWWHGPQWLCQEQDMWPTLQATHCDKIIDIEIKPVLTASVTTQQDTDNNLEQLLVKHSSLNKMVRVCAWCLKFLHKTKMTSATPKELVITTEEYDTTLLYFIKHTQHQYFSQEISALKNHEQLPKSSSLIRLTPYLDKEGVLRVGSRLNNANLTQSATHPIILPIKSKLTTLILESTHKSTLHGSPQLMLATARQKYWIIGGRIPFQSVYWKCFICTRQRALVSQQLMGQLPPARCNPNPAFINTGVDFAGPFILKKWLGRCKQTYKAYIAVFVCFAILATHLEVVNGLSTEEFIATYRRFTSLRGVCKNLYSDCGTNFVGAIKELQSLNTQAHNMCDFAHQLSLEGMNWHLNPPGAPH; the protein is encoded by the coding sequence ATGTTTcctgataaatttaaacaatttgtcAGCAATCGActaaaattaatcaagaaCTCATTCAACTCTGAAACAACTCCTGTTAAATGGCATCATGTACCTGGTCATGATAACCCAGCAGATCTGGCATCAAGAGGTTTGCAGCCAAAACAATTATCAACCAATTTATTATGGTGGCATGGTCCACAGTGGCTTTGTCAAGAACAAGACATGTGGCCCACACTACAAGCAACTCACTGTGATAAAATAATCGACATCGAAATTAAACCTGTGCTAACAGCATCAGTCACGACTCAGCAAGATACAGACAACAACCTTGAACAACTCCTTGTAAAACActcatcattaaataaaatggtgAGAGTATGTGCTTGGTGTCTTAAGTTTTTACATAAGACAAAAATGACTTCAGCAACTCCAAAAGAATTGGTAATTACAACAGAAGAATATGATACGacgttattgtattttatcaaACACACACAACATCAATATTTCTCACAGGAAATATCAGCATTGAAAAATCATGAACAATTACCAAAGTCAAGCTCATTAATACGATTGACACCATATTTAGATAAAGAAGGTGTATTAAGAGTTGGCAGCAGGTTGAATAATGCAAATTTAACACAGTCAGCTACTCATCCAATTATATTGCCAATTaagtcaaagttgacaacatTAATATTGGAATCAACTCATAAATCCACGTTACATGGATCACCACAACTCATGTTAGCAACAGCTCGACAAAAATATTGGATTATTGGTGGAAGAATTCCATTCCAATCAGTCTATTGGAAGTGTTTTATTTGTACACGTCAACGTGCATTGGTCAGTCAACAACTCATGGGACAACTCCCTCCAGCTCGATGTAATCCGAATCCAGCATTCATTAATACTGGTGTGGACTTTGCTGGACCATTCATACTAAAAAAATGGCTTGGCAGATGTAAACAAACATATAAAGCATATATTGCTGTGTTTGTGTGCTTTGCAATATTAGCCACTCACTTGGAAGTAGTTAATGGATTGTCTACTGAAGAGTTCATAGCAACATATCGACGTTTTACATCACTTCGAGGTGTatgtaaaaatttgtatagTGATTGTGGTACCAACTTTGTTGGTGCAATAAAAGAACTTCAATCACTTAACACTCAAGCTCACAACATGTGTGACTTTGCTCATCAACTCAGCCTTGAAGGCATGAATTGGCATCTAAATCCTCCTGGAGCACCACATTAA